From Longimicrobiaceae bacterium:
CATCGCCCGGGTGATCGACGCGATCGTGCGGCTCTCCAGGGTGCGACGGTACCGCACGCGGCGGCGAATGCTTCCGCGGAGGGCCCCGGAGCCCGTCGCCCCGGAGATGACACCCCTGTCTGCCTCATGACGTCCCGTTGCCCCAGCCCGGGCTCGTACGCTCGCGCCCACTTCCACTCCGGCTGGCTCATGAGATCGCTGACCGCGCTCCTCCTCGTTCTGATCTGGACTGTCGCCGCCGCCCCGCTCGCAGCTCAGTTCCCGGGAACCGCGACCTCGTCGGAAGACGAGCTCGTGCCCGCCTTCAGCGTCGGAGACGCCATACGCATCTCCGTGTGGGGCCATCCGGAGCTGAGCGGCGAGTTCGAGATCGGCGCGGACAGCACCATCATTCACCCGGTCTACCAGACCATCCCGGTAGCGGGGCGATCCCTGGAAACGGTTACGGAATCGGTGCGAACGGTGCTCCGCCGCTTCCTGGCGGAACCGGAGTTCGTCGTGGAGCCGCTCATCCGTGTGAGCGTGGGCGGAGCGGTCACCTCTCCCAACATCTACACCTTCACCTCGTATACCACCGTCGCGCAGGCGGTTACCAGGGCGGGGCCCCTGCGGCACGCCGCGCTCGAGCGAGTGAGGGTCCTGCGAGCGGGTGGAACGATGTACGTGGACGTGACCCGTCCCTACATCGAGATATCGCATCTGCGCCTGCGCACGGGCGACCAGGTCATCGTCGATCCCAAGCACAACATCTGGCGGGAATACATCCGCCCGGCCGTCCAGACTGCCGGCTCGGTGGCGTCGCTGGCGTGGCTGTTCCTGCGGATCACCCGCGTCCTGTAGGTGACCGATGAGCGGCTACCTCAATCCGGAGGGACCATCCGGAAGCAACGGAGGAAGCCTGGTGCGGGGCGCACTCCCGCCAGCGGACGAACCTGCGCAGGGGATGGACGCGGGGCAGCTGCTGCGTGCGCTCCGTCGAAGGTGGTGGTGGGTCGTCGCCTCTGTGGTGATCGTCACGGGCATCGCCTGGTACGTCGTGCCGGAGGATGTGGTCGTCTACCGGGCGACGGCCTCCCTGGTGCTCAACGATACCCGGGGCCAGCTCCCCGCGGGCGTGGTCGGCGGCCCCGCCGCTAACGTACAGTCCCCGGAATTTCTCACCTCTCAGGTCCAGGTCCTCCTGAGCCGAACGGTACTGGGCGACGTGGTCGACACCCTGGGGTTGCAGCTGTCGCCTTCCTCGGAGCTGTCGCCCCGGCTGCTGAAGTCGGTCTCGGTGGACTCGGTCAATGAGCCGATCACCCTGCACCTGCGCTTCACCTCGAACGAGTACATGGTTGCGCTCACTGATGATGTCGAAGCGAGGCGGGTGCGGGCGGCCTACGGCGACACGGTCAGCATCGCCGCGGTGAGCTTCGTGATCACCGAGGCGCCCGGGGTCTCGCAAGCAACGCTGCAGGTGCTCCCCCGGGACGCTGTGATCACTCGGGTCCGCCAGCGCCTCCGGGCCGCGCCGCGGGAGCGCGCCGCGATCATCGACATGGCGTACACCGATCCGAATCCGGAGCGGGCCATCGAGGTGGTCAACGGGGTCGCGGAAGCCTACCGGGATTTCAACCTGCGCGCGGTGCGGGAAGGGGCGCGCCGCCACCGGGAGTTCATCGAGCGACAGCTGGCGCAGGCAGAGGTCCGGCTCGCGCAGGCGCGCGAGGCCCTCAATGCCTTCCGAGAATCGAGCCCCTACTACAGCTCGCAGGAGCGGCTACGGGTCGAACAGGCGGAGCTGCTCAGCCTGGACACCCAGCGCGAGCAACTCCAGGCCGACCGTCAAGCCTATGCGAATTTCCTGCAGCGCGTGCGGCAATCCAACGACGAAGCGATCGACGCCGAGCTGCGCACGCTTATGTCGGCCACCAGCAACTCCGCCGGCCCGCTTCTCTCGCAACTGTTCACTCAACTCGGCCAGTATCAGAACGAACGCGCACAACTGCTCGCGGGCGGTGCCGCGGCCACCAACCCGGGCGTCCTTCGGCTGAACACGCTGATTGACTCTGCCCGCGTCGCGGTGGTGGAGGCCGCACAGATCCAGGTGCGGGCACTCGCCCAGCGCATCGCGGCGCTGGAAGACCGGCGGGCGCGCACGATGGCCACCCTCCAGACGCTCCCGGCGCCGGAGGCCGAGGAGAGCCGACTGCTGCAGGAGGTGACGCTGGCGGAGGGAACGGCGCAGACGCTGCGGGCCGAGCAGCAGCGCGCGGTGGTGTACGAATCGATGGAGCTGGGGCAGGTGCAGGTGCTGGATCCCGCGGTCGGCGTGGTCCCGGAGATGAGCGGAAATCGAGCGCGCAGCTTGATCTTCGCGCTGATCCTGGGGGTGGTGCTGGGGGGAGGCGGCGTGCTGGCGCGGGAGTACAGCGACCCTTCGATTCGCCGCCAGGGCGAGGCGGAAGCCCAGCTCGCCGCACCGGGGCTGGGGATCATTCCTCCCATCGTGCGCGACGCTCGCCAGATCGCCGGCGGCGGCTCTCGCTCCGGGGCCTCGGAATACGCCCCCGGCGACGGTACTCTCGCAACCGGAAGCGGAAAGACGCCGATCGGCTTCCGCTGGCCCTCGCTGCTGGCACTCCTGCCGCTGCGCCCGGCCGCGGCTGGATCCTCGCCCTCACCGGAGCCTCTGAATGGCGGACGATCGAGCACCTACTCCGGGTACGGTGCAGCCGCCGACGCGTATCGGAAGCTGCGCACGAACATCGCCTATCTC
This genomic window contains:
- a CDS encoding polysaccharide biosynthesis tyrosine autokinase, producing the protein MSGYLNPEGPSGSNGGSLVRGALPPADEPAQGMDAGQLLRALRRRWWWVVASVVIVTGIAWYVVPEDVVVYRATASLVLNDTRGQLPAGVVGGPAANVQSPEFLTSQVQVLLSRTVLGDVVDTLGLQLSPSSELSPRLLKSVSVDSVNEPITLHLRFTSNEYMVALTDDVEARRVRAAYGDTVSIAAVSFVITEAPGVSQATLQVLPRDAVITRVRQRLRAAPRERAAIIDMAYTDPNPERAIEVVNGVAEAYRDFNLRAVREGARRHREFIERQLAQAEVRLAQAREALNAFRESSPYYSSQERLRVEQAELLSLDTQREQLQADRQAYANFLQRVRQSNDEAIDAELRTLMSATSNSAGPLLSQLFTQLGQYQNERAQLLAGGAAATNPGVLRLNTLIDSARVAVVEAAQIQVRALAQRIAALEDRRARTMATLQTLPAPEAEESRLLQEVTLAEGTAQTLRAEQQRAVVYESMELGQVQVLDPAVGVVPEMSGNRARSLIFALILGVVLGGGGVLAREYSDPSIRRQGEAEAQLAAPGLGIIPPIVRDARQIAGGGSRSGASEYAPGDGTLATGSGKTPIGFRWPSLLALLPLRPAAAGSSPSPEPLNGGRSSTYSGYGAAADAYRKLRTNIAYLRPVEELRTLVVTSPSSDEGKTTTAANLALAFAREGRRVLLVDCDLRRPHLHKLFGVGNRVGFVDLVLERVPLDRAVAATTEERLFLLPRGDFDEVVVELLSSPRMKALVAALRSEFDLVIFDTSPMLLTADTAPIAAVADGVLVVVRAGRTPRAALAQAAHELEVVGAEVLGFVLNDPDAIAARYGEYYPDRYYEVEA
- a CDS encoding polysaccharide biosynthesis/export family protein; its protein translation is MRSLTALLLVLIWTVAAAPLAAQFPGTATSSEDELVPAFSVGDAIRISVWGHPELSGEFEIGADSTIIHPVYQTIPVAGRSLETVTESVRTVLRRFLAEPEFVVEPLIRVSVGGAVTSPNIYTFTSYTTVAQAVTRAGPLRHAALERVRVLRAGGTMYVDVTRPYIEISHLRLRTGDQVIVDPKHNIWREYIRPAVQTAGSVASLAWLFLRITRVL